A single genomic interval of Anopheles marshallii chromosome 2, idAnoMarsDA_429_01, whole genome shotgun sequence harbors:
- the LOC128707845 gene encoding SH3 domain-binding protein 5 homolog, with the protein MATSNKEMEETEDNTELDPRIQIELENLNTATDDINKLEIELEEANSTFRILMNESTRRLKLSSKKLGSCIEKARPYYESLEKAKVAQLECQAATLKYQRANEIHAAAKETVALAEQRFMSNSHEWQFDNAWQEMLNHATIKVMDAEKQKAESGAEHQKKAKVFEEAEKKVQQLEERYRRSIQKSRPYFDEKQLCQEQLEAQKGRIQQLEQQIQAAKSAYSTALRNLEKISEEIHEQRGDLSQAAPSGPREPGVGAELANILPTTTKPAPCKDRFPYSSTMPDISSELDKCEIRSVGSASVATSSAVSEKDPSEEDDYSGMTLHEDDDPSAVAHDDDLHLELLRQKVRTLAVRPVEGGDGQQQEQDVWEHELNATVDKLDHLMMLRECSRSSTLSGSGVAGGSAASENGATFRSLPTTPKHHQQQQNYHHIHQQHQQQPPIGRGVSLSPVDSPAHEQHTIKMFKKLDPLPLANVSMYALPTYLSAATNGSPHAGNSLLTPISATSPGDMGDLSEAGLNTKLKRKMSM; encoded by the exons ATGGCTACGTCCAACAAGGAGATGGAAGAGACGGAAGATAACACTGAACTCGATCCAAGGATCCAG ATCGAGCTCGAGAATCTCAACACGGCAACGGATGATATTAACAAGCTCGAGATTGAATTAGAG gaagccAACTCCACGTTTCGGATACTGATGAACGAATCGACCCGCCGGCTGAAGCTGTCGTCGAAAAAGCTCGGCAGCTGCATCGAGAAAGCCCGCCCGTACTACGAGTCGCTCGAGAAGGCGAAGGTGGCCCAGCTGGAATGTCAGGCGGCAACGTTAAAGTATCAGCGAGCGAACGAGATCCATGCGGCGGCGAAGGAGACGGTAGCGTTGGCGGAACAGCGCTTCATGAGCAACTCGCACGAATGGCAGTTCGATAATGCCTGGCAGGAGATGTTAAACCACGCTACGATAAAG GTTATGGATGCAGAGAAACAAAAGGCTGAAAGTGGTGCTGAACATCAGAAGAAGGCAAAGGTGTTTGAGGAGGCAGAAAAGAAA GTACAACAACTGGAGGAACGGTACCGGAGAAGTATACAGAAATCGCGCCCATACTTCGACGAGAAGCAACTCTGCCAGGAACAGCTGGAGGCACAGAAGGGTCGCATACAGCAGCTCGAACAACAAATCCAAGCGGCCAAGAGCGCATACAGTACGGCGCTCCGGAATCTGGAAAAGATTAGCGAAGAAATCCACGAACAGCGTGGCGACCTTAGCCAGGCCGCACCATCCGGTCCCCGGGAACCGGGTGTCGGGGCCGAGCTAGCCAACATTTTGCCCACCACAACGAAGCCCGCACCGTGCAAGGATCGGTTCCCGTACAGCAGCACCATGCCGGACATATCGAGCGAGCTGGACAAGTGTGAGATCCGTTCGGTTGGTAGTGCGTCGGTCGCAACCAGTTCGGCTGTTAGCGAAAAGGACCCATCGGAGGAGGACGACTACTCCGGCATGACGCTACACGAAGATGACGATCCGTCTGCAGTTGCGCACGATGATGATCTGCATCTGGAGCTGTTGCGGCAGAAGGTACGCACGTTGGCGGTACGGCCGGTCGAAGGTGGAGATGGtcagcagcaggagcaggaCGTGTGGGAACACGAGCTAAATGCCACGGTCGATAAGCTCGACCATCTGATGATGTTGCGCGAGTGCTCGCGTAGCAGCACCTTGAGCGGATCGGGTGTCGCCGGTGGGTCTGCGGCCAGCGAAAACGGTGCAACGTTCCGTAGTTTACCAACTACGCCGaagcatcaccagcagcagcaaaattatcatcatattcaccagcagcatcaacaacaacctccGATTGGCCGAGGCGTATCCCTTTCGCCGGTTGATTCACCGGCACACGAGCAGCACACGatcaaaatgttcaaaaagcTCGATCCCCTACCGTTGGCCAACGTTTCGATGTACGCGCTTCCAACGTATCTTAGTGCGGCCACGAATGGTAGTCCCCATGCCGGGAACAGCTTGCTCACCCCAATCTCTGCCACCTCGCCGGGCGATATGGGTGACCTGAGCGAGGCTGGACTGAACACGAAGCTAAAGCGTAAGATGTCCATGTAA
- the LOC128709637 gene encoding protein flightless-1, producing the protein MSTTGVLPFVRGIDFTNNDFSDEKFPKNIKHMSGVQWLKLDRTGMDTIPDEMGKLVKLEHLSMKNNQLEKLFGQLSELGCLRSLNVRRNKLKSHAIPSDLFELEELTTLDLSHNRLKEVPEGLEKAKALLVLNLSNNQIESIPPSLFINLTDLLFLDLSNNKLETLPPQTRRLSNLQTLILNDNPLELFQLRQLPSLQSLVCLQMRNTQRTINNFPASLDSLSNLQELDLSQNALSKVPSALYNLANLKRLNLNDNVLEELSPMIENLTKLETLNLSRNKLTALPATLCKLQELRRLYVNDNLLNFEGIPSSIGKLSALEVFSASNNELEMVPEGLCRGCGSLKKLNLSSNKLITLPEAIHLLTDMEQLDLRNNPELVMPPKPIEAQRGDGLAYYNIDFSLQTQLRLAGANVPAQVQGAANAGKDPIARKLRLRRGARNDSSDNQDSAKILKGMQDIAKEKNNGLGFGEEKVENLKPKRWDETLEKPPVDYSEIFEDEDGQYPGLTVWEIENFLPNKIEEAAHGKFYEGDCYIVLKTSHDDSGQLSWEIYFWIGTKATLDKRACSAIHAVNLRNYLGARCRTIREEQGDESDEFLALFDTDVTYIEGGRTPTGFYTIENAVYIVRLYRVHDAGPNIHLEPVPVSYKSLDPGYVFLLDTGLNIFVWYGTRSKNTLKSKARFTAEKINKHERKNKAEIYQEYQKQESLDFWRALGFADGQGPQDEDAEHLNQSHVDPDFVPVPPRLYQIQLGMGYLELPQVELPGGGSNKTLTHTILASKNVYILDCYLDLFVWFGKKSTRLVRAAAIKLSQELFSMIDRPDYAMITRVQEGTETQVFKSKFTGWEEIIAVDFTRTAQSVARTGADLTQWAKQQQTKADLAALFMPRQPAMTPMEAAQLAEDWNYDLDVMEPFVLENKKFVRLPEEELGVFYTGECYVFLCRYCLPVDDDDDADGDEDEADSGAAANGANEGTTAPVKMKQLDPVATPAEEIQCVVYFWQGREAGNMGWLTFTFTLQKKFKSMFGEELEVVRIHQQQENLKFMSHFKGKFVIKNGRRKERLRTPEGKLPVEFYHLRSNGSALCTRLIQIKPEATVLNSAFCFILFVPFETDDDSESGIVYVWMGSKTTGEESRLIQEIAEDMFNNPWVSLQILHEGEEPENFFWVALGGRKPYDTDAEYMNFTRLFRCSNEKGYFTVAEKCSDFCQDDLADDDIMILDNGEQVFLWLGSRCSEVEIKLAYKSAQVYIQHMRIKQPERPRKLFLTLKNKESKRFTKCFHGWSAHKKPPE; encoded by the exons ATGAGCACTACAGGTGTCTTGCCGTTCGTGCGTGGAATAGATTTCACGAACAATGACTTCAGC gatgaaaaatttccgaaaaacatcaaacacatgtCCGGGGTCCAGTGGCTCAAGCTGGACCGTACCGGCATGGATACGATACCGGACGAGATGGGCAAACTGGTGAAGCTGGAACATCTTTCGATGAAGAACAATCAGTTGGAAAAGTTGTTCGGCCAGCTGAGCGAACTCGGCTGCTTACGGTCCCTGAACGTTCGGCGCAACAAACTGAAAAGTCACGCAATTCCGTCGGATTTGTTCGAGCTGGAAGAGTTGACCACGCTCGATCTATCGCACAATCGCCTCAAGGAAGTGCCGGAAGGTTTGGAGAAAGCGAAAGCACTTCTCGTACTGAACTTGAGCAACAATCA gATTGAATCCATTCCACCGTCGCTATTCATCAATCTTACCGATCTGCTGTTTCTCGATCTGTCCAACAATAAGCTGGAAACGTTACCACCCCAAACGCGCCGTTTGTCCAACCTTCAGACGCTCATACTGAACGACAATCCGCTCGAGTTGTTTCAGCTACGGCAACTACCTTCCCTGCAGAGCTTGGTTTGCCTGCAGATGCGAAACACGCAGCGTACGATTAACAACTTTCCGGCCTCACTCGACAGTCTTTCCAACCTGCAAGAGCTGGACCTGTCTCAGAATGCACTGTCCAAGGTACCGAGTGCTCTGTATAATCTTGCCAATCTAAAGCGCCTCAACCTGAACGATAACGTACTCGAGGAACTATCGCCCATGATCGAGAATCTGACCAAGCTGGAAACGTTAAACCTTTCGCGTAACAAGCTAACCGCCCTTCCGGCAACGTTGTGTAAGCTGCAAGAGTTACGTCGGTTGTACGTGAACGATAATTTACTCAACTTTGAAGGAATCCCGTCCAGCATTGGTAAACTCAGCGCGTTGGAAGTGTTTTCTGCCTCGAACAATGAGCTAGAAATGGTCCCGGAAGGATTGTGCCGCGGCTGTGGCTCGCTAAAGAAGCTAAATCTTAGCTCGAACAAACTGATCACACTGCCCGAAGCTATCCATCTGCTGACCGATATGGAACAGCTGGATCTGCGAAACAATCCCGAGTTGGTGATGCCACCGAAACCGATCGAAGCGCAGCGCGGTGATGGTTTGGCCTACTATAATATAGATTTTTCGCTTCAAACTCAGCTACGATTGGCGGGCGCGAACGTTCCGGCCCAGGTCCAAGGGGCGGCCAACGCGGGAAAGGATCCAATTGCGCGTAAACTACGGCTAAGGCGCGGTGCACGCAACGATTCGTCCGACAATCAAGATTCGGCCAAAATTCTCAAAGGCATGCAGGACATTGCGAAGGAGAAAAACAACGGGCTTGGGTTCGGGGaggaaaaggtggaaaatttaaaaccgAAGCGTTGGGACGAAACGCTCGAAAAGCCACCGGTTGACTATTCGGAAATTTTCGAAGACGAAGACGGCCAGTACCCGGGTCTAACGGTGTGGGAGATTGAAAACTTTCTGCCCAACAAAATCGAGGAAGCGGCACATGGGAAGTTTTACGAGGGTGATTGTTATATCGTGCTGAAAACGTCCCACGACGACAGTGGCCAACTGTCGTGGGAAATTTACTTCTGGATCGGTACGAAAGCGACGTTGGATAAGCGGGCCTGTTCTGCAATACATGCAGTCAATCTTCGCAACTACCTCGGGGCCCGGTGTCGCACGATCCGCGAAGAGCAGGGTGATGAGTCGGATGAGTTTTTGGCACTGTTTGATACGGATGTAACGTACATTGAGGGAGGCCGTACACCGACCGGATTCTATACGATCGAAAATGCGGTTTACATTGTGCGGTTGTACCGGGTGCATGATGCTGGTCCAAACATTCACCTAGAACCGGTCCCGGTTAGTTACAAGTCGCTTGATCCGGGTTATGTGTTCCTGCTCGACACGGGGCTGAATATATTCGTGTGGTATGGCACACGGTCGAAGAACACACTGAAATCGAAAGCCCGCTTTACGGCCGAGAAGATAAACAAGCACGAACGGAAGAATAAGGCCGAAATCTATCAGGAGTATCAGAAGCAGGAAAGTTTAGACTTTTGGCGCGCGCTTGGATTCGCCGACGGACAGGGACCACAGGACGAAGATGCGGAACACCTGAACCAATCGCATGTCGATCCGGACTTTGTCCCGGTACCGCCGCGCCTTTATCAGATCCAGCTCGGCATGGGCTATCTGGAGCTGCCACAGGTTGAACTCCCCGGTGGCGGTAGTAACAAAACGCTTACGCACACAATACTCGCGAGCAAGAATGTGTACATCCTGGACTGTTACCTGGATTTGTTCGTGTGGTTTGGTAAAAAATCAACACGTCTCGTGCGGGCTGCGGCCATCAAACTTTCTCAGGAACTTTTCAGCATGATCGATCGGCCGGACTATGCGATGATAACGCGCGTACAGGAGGGCACCGAAACGCAAGTGTTTAAATCGAAATTTACCGGCTGGGAAGAGATTATTGCGGTGGATTTTACCCGCACGGCTCAATCGGTTGCCCGTACCGGTGCGGATCTAACGCAGTGggccaaacagcagcaaacgaagGCGGATCTGGCCGCGCTGTTTATGCCCCGCCAACCGGCAATGACACCGATGGAAGCGGCCCAGCTGGCCGAGGACTGGAACTACGATCTGGACGTGATGGAACCGTTTGTGCTGGAGAACAAAAAGTTTGTCCGCCTGCCGGAGGAAGAGCTCGGTGTGTTCTATACCGGCGAATGTTATGTGTTTCTTTGCCGCTATTGCTTGCCggtggacgatgatgatgatgcggatggtgatgaagatgaagccGATTCGGGAGCTGCCGCGAATGGGGCAAACGAAGGTACCACGGCTCCGGTCAAGATGAAACAGCTCGATCCGGTAGCGACACCGGCGGAAGAGATCCAGTGCGTCGTGTACTTCTGGCAGGGTCGAGAAGCGGGCAATATGGGTTGGCTAACGTTTACCTTTACGCTGCAGAAGAAGTTTAAATCCATGTTCGGCGAAGAGCTGGAGGTGGTACGGATACATCAGCAGCAGGAAAATTTGAAGTTTATGTCACACTTTAAGGGGAAGTTTGTGATTAAAAATGGCAGACGCAAGGAACGGTTGCGTACGCCTGAAGGTAAACTACCGGTAGAGTTCTACCACCTACGATCGAACGGAAGTGCACTGTGTACGCGTTTGATTCAGATCAAGCCGGAAGCAACCGTGCTGAATTCGGCCTTCTG CTTTATTCTTTTCGTTCCGTTCGAAACGGATGATGATTCCGAGTCGGGtatcgtgtatgtgtggatgGGATCCAAAACAACGGGCGAAGAATCGAGACTGATACAGGAAATTGCGGAGGATATGTTTAACAACCCGTGGGTTAGCTTACAG ATTCTACACGAAGGTGAAGAGCCAGAAAACTTCTTCTGGGTTGCACTAGGTGGGCGCAAACCGTACGACACGGATGCGGAGTACATGAACTTTACTCGTCTGTTCCGTTGCTCGAACGAGAAAGGTTACTTCACGGTGGCGGAAAAGTGTTCCGACTTTTGCCAGGACGATCTGGCGGACGACGACATCATGATACTGGACAACGGGGAACAGGTGTTCCTTTGGCTGGGATCGCGTTGCAGCGAGGTGGAAATCAAACTGGCATACAAATCTGCCCAG gTTTACATTCAGCATATGCGCATCAAACAACCCGAACGACCGCGGAAGCTATTCCTTACGCTGAAAAATAAGGAATCGAAACGTTTCACCAAGTGCTTCCAtgggtggagtgcacacaaaAAGCCACCGGAGTAA
- the LOC128709339 gene encoding uncharacterized protein LOC128709339, giving the protein MRKKFVQTLAAQQLELSSHIRPHDMEVEKESPRAQQQQQRTQSGSGPEDVIEIMDDDQEVELMMERHRKYHPRKYVNLQQPTSKVYYDKIDAVNPSPALDKEDHDMEEEEDEDKLVVIDCAKEGTQTKEPNNNSVSAPNENYTTLDSNGELAGPISLPSEPKDAPSGRAQSDDRKTAPSYNWHVPQNGGKHAELRQHILQQRLKMLHSRPDTPAPIMFQKQQQQYGPPNYQRSQRPHPYERQTSSACSTTSTPSYSAPLLHDGRNTAIPHPRASQPPGLPAVGGIAPGISLGTGEGRKSAFSTPQEKRHHDAAMMPPPTLTGMAGSASSVAIAPRTPFYHPYVPPYHYSAYGASTPTASTYQTLEEWYRAGYPAPHLLSPTELQYYYHCYLSKIVFSAPGYHAHDQHYRDYSTLAMTPGTGTAYYPPPQYGFLKSAANSAVIAPPTPNVAVLSSTAVGVDPAVGGVTTVPSAYPAHQPIDFSPYNDRNVPSLSAGFLPTTLPSATTGTTVSSQQQPSHTASYSSVPSAKLHYTAPRPEAIRPTVISRTAATVPPAKESPTAAHTSSLMSPPAATTMPPPQQPAKPSQMVPSPTTSLPSTLLSPTTYLPSSMLSPSSMPSPTRHPAPPPSMPSLSSTLPSPTSQPPASTPPTSMSAPTPILSPSSMMPPPSSHPPPSMPSLSSTMPPPSSPSASSPRRTLSDMPKLPPPPSLPSPTGVLGNERTDPRADLPPSVGKSDAKHNKNPMSDSRSGSEVTESNDPSAMKHPSKRSISNKPSGNFGSRYERPTPLPPPPSPPSTPKRRGRGRPSAASHNKAPPSQAASTPPAGPAVTQLNHTGERNIGALLQQMRREMMSFLQQRRSDIISTMRIYTIGRIDFKGFLVEMKRHSVTYRDFMHVAFTLMRRCGYSGFAMEPPAELDYRWKNPPQEFADYFAKNEQCSKQFVAENFDFLLLIVDNLLQQYFEPMEFFLLEYVLGLRAK; this is encoded by the exons ATGCGTAAAAAGTTCGTCCAGACGCTGGCAGCCCAGCAGCTCGAACTTTCCAGCCACATACGACCGCACGATATGGAGGTAGAAAAGGAGTCGCCCCgtgcacagcagcagcagcagcgtacCCAGTCTGGCAGCGGGCCGGAAGATGTGATCGAAATCATGGATGACGATCAGGAGGTGGAATTGATGATGGAACGCCACAGGAAATATCATCCACGGAAGTACGTAAACCTGCAGCAACCGACGTCAAAGGTGTATTACGACAAGATCGATGCGGTGAACCCATCGCCTGCACTGGATAAGGAGGATCACGAcatggaggaggaggaggacgaggaTAAGCTGGTGGTGATCGATTGTGCGAAGGAAGGCACACAAACCAAGGAACCCAACAATAACAGTGTGAGCGCACCGAACGAAAATTACACGACGCTTGACAGCAATGGTGAACTGGCTGGTCCTATCAGCCTGCCTTCGGAACCGAAAGATGCGCCATCGGGTCGCGCACAGTCAGACGATCGCAAAACTGCACCCAGCTACAATTGGCATGTACCGCAGAATGGTGGGAAACATGCGGAACTAAGGCAGCATATCCTTCAGCAAAGGCTAAAGATGTTGCACTCGCGACCGGACACACCGGCACCGATTATGTTCcagaagcaacagcagcagtatggtCCCCCGAACTATCAACGTTCCCAACGACCACATCCTTACGAGCGGCAAACGAGCAGTGCCTGCAGCACGACTTCAACTCCCAGCTACAGTGCGCCACTGCTGCATGATGGGAGAAATACTGCCATACCACACCCACGTGCTTCACAGCCGCCGGGTTTACCAGCGGTTGGTGGAATCGCACCCGGGATTAGTTTAGGTACCGGAGAAGGGAG AAAATCAGCATTCTCAACACCTCAAGAAAAGAGACACCATGATGCGGCTATGATGCCGCCCCCGACACTCACCGGGATGGCTGGATCGGCTAGCAGTGTCGCTATAGCACCACGCACACCCTTCTACCATCCGTACGTGCCTCCGTACCATTATTCGGCGTACGGTGCCAGCACGCCAACCGCTAGCACCTACCAAACGCTGGAAGAATGGTACCGTGCGGGCTATCCTGCGCCACATCTGCTATCGCCTACCGAGCTGCAATACTACTATCACTGCTATCTCAGCAAAATCGTCTTTTCCGCTCCCGGGTATCATGCGCACGATCAACACTACCGGGACTATTCGACGCTGGCAATGACGCCCGGGACTGGTACCGCTTACTATCCACCGCCACAGTACGGATTTCTTAAATCTGCTGCCAACAGTGCTGTTATTGCGCCTCCTACACCCAATGTTGCTGTTCTTTCTTCTACTGCCGTTGGTGTTGATCCTGCCGTTGGTGGTGTTACAACCGTTCCCTCTGCATATCCTGCACATCAACCGATCGATTTTTCACCGTACAATGACCGTAACGTGCCATCACTAAGTGCTGG ttttcttcCTACAACGTTGCCATCCGCAACAACGGGAACAACCGTTTCGTCACAGCAGCAACCGTCCCATACAGCATCTTACTCGTCCGTCCCGTCAGCTAAATTGCATTACACGGCGCCACGACCGGAAGCAATACGTCCTACTGTTATTAGtcgtacagcagcaacagtaccaCCCGCCAAAGAGTCACCAACTGCTGCGCACACGTCATCGTTAATGTCACCCCCAGCGGCAACTACTATGCCGCCACCACAACAACCAGCGAAGCCATCACAAATGGTACCGTCACCTACTACATCTCTACCGTCTACTCTGCTGTCGCCTACTACATATCTACCATCCTCTATGCTGTCACCTTCAAGCATGCCGTCTCCTACCAGAcatccagcaccaccacccagCATGCCATCACTGTCATCGACTTTGCCGTCACCAACCAGCCAACCACCTGCTAGTACGCCACCTACCAGCATGTCTGCCCCAACACCAATCCTCTCTCCATCCAGTATGATGCCACCACCCAGCAGTCATCCACCGCCCAGTATGCCATCACTGTCCTCTACCATGCCACCACCATCCTCTCCTAGCGCATCCTCACCAAGACGTACTCTGTCGGACATGCCGAaactgccaccaccaccatcattgCCCTCACCAACGGGTGTTCTTGGGAACGAAAGAACAGACCCACGGGCAGATCTACCGCCATCTGTCGGGAAATCCGAtgcaaagcacaacaaaaacccgaTGAGTGATTCCCGGTCGGGCTCTGAAGTGACTGAATCTAATGATCCAAGTGCCATGAAACATCCATCGAAACGATCCATCTCGAACAAACCATCAGGAAACTTTGGAAGCAGATATGAACGGCCTACACCACTACCACCTCCGCCGTCTCCTCCATCTACACCGAAACGTCGAGGTCGGGGTCGTCCTTCAGCGGCATCACACAACAAAGCACCACCATCCCAGGCGGCATCAACACCACCTGCGGGACCGGCTGTCACACAATTGAACCACACGGGCGAACGTAACATTGGCGCCCTGTTGCAGCAAATGCGCCGGGAGATGATGTCCTTTCTGCAACAGCGCCGCTCCGACATCATTAGCACGATGCGCATTTACACGATCGGGCGCATCGATTTCAAGGGTTTTCTGGTGGAGATGAAACGGCACAGTGTCACGTACCGGGACTTTATGCACGTAGCCTTCACGCTGATGCGCCGCTGCGGGTACAGTGGGTTCGCGATGGAACCTCCGGCCGAGCTCGATTACCGGTGGAAGAATCCACCGCAGGAGTTTGCCGATTATTTTGCGAAGAACGAACAGTGCAGCAAACAGTTCGTGGCGGAAAACTTTGACTTTCTGCTGCTGATCGTGGACAATCTGCTGCAGCAGTACTTCGAACCGATGGAGTTCTTTCTGCTGGAGTACGTGCTGGGGTTGCGTGCTAAGTAA